One window of Phycisphaeraceae bacterium genomic DNA carries:
- a CDS encoding branched-chain amino acid ABC transporter permease, with the protein MASLQDRAAHFKPAPIGAAWRIAWPVLFALVLGVAMQMFVRPNIDAYSSAQILNIGIAVILAVSLTIVNGFTGQFSIGHAGFLAVGGYVAGSLAYYGSFAIFGSGAARMGMLSGLYGAPAGAPLITGGEVLFLISLIVGGLVAALLGVAVGLPSLRLRGDYLAIVTLGFGEIVRVLIQQTPQVLMSKEEIAAAPAWKVPLSVGGSLGFGNVPKYTSLFWVYAAVAITLVFAYRLKMSSTGRAMLSIREDEIAAEAMGVRTTYYKVWGFVIAAFFAGIAGGLYAHTLGISLSPVDAGFQKSFDIIIMVVLGGLGSISGAAIAAAIVTYLPELLRTPDTLQKFAVVGVPMLILGFAMLGMAGRREKSADKSGRDRRALPRVIISVGLVITGLSALAFFAKKLDINLGEYRLIIYALALVIMMITRPQGLLGVRELWEGSLYRPLRDFFSSRSADSGGRKA; encoded by the coding sequence ATGGCCTCGCTTCAAGACAGAGCCGCTCACTTCAAGCCCGCACCGATCGGTGCGGCGTGGCGCATTGCCTGGCCCGTTTTGTTCGCGCTCGTTCTCGGCGTTGCGATGCAGATGTTCGTCCGGCCGAACATCGATGCCTATTCGTCCGCCCAGATCCTGAATATCGGAATTGCGGTGATCCTCGCCGTCTCGCTGACGATTGTGAATGGGTTCACCGGCCAATTCTCGATTGGCCACGCCGGGTTCCTGGCGGTGGGCGGATACGTCGCCGGTTCGCTCGCGTACTACGGCTCGTTCGCGATCTTCGGTTCGGGTGCCGCGCGGATGGGGATGCTCAGCGGCCTGTACGGTGCCCCCGCCGGTGCGCCGTTGATCACGGGCGGCGAGGTTCTCTTCCTGATTTCGCTGATCGTCGGCGGATTGGTCGCGGCGCTCCTCGGCGTGGCGGTCGGACTTCCGAGCCTTCGGCTGCGGGGCGACTACCTCGCGATCGTCACGCTCGGCTTCGGCGAGATCGTGCGTGTTCTTATCCAGCAGACGCCGCAGGTATTGATGAGCAAGGAAGAGATTGCCGCGGCACCGGCGTGGAAAGTCCCTCTCAGCGTCGGAGGTTCGCTCGGGTTCGGCAACGTGCCCAAGTACACGAGTCTTTTCTGGGTCTATGCGGCGGTCGCGATCACGCTGGTCTTTGCGTACCGCTTGAAAATGAGCTCAACCGGGCGCGCGATGCTTTCGATCCGCGAAGACGAGATCGCGGCAGAAGCGATGGGCGTCCGCACCACGTATTACAAAGTCTGGGGCTTCGTGATCGCGGCGTTCTTCGCGGGCATCGCGGGCGGGTTGTACGCGCACACGCTGGGGATCTCGCTCAGCCCTGTTGATGCGGGTTTCCAGAAAAGCTTCGACATCATCATCATGGTCGTGCTCGGCGGGCTCGGTTCGATATCAGGGGCCGCCATTGCCGCGGCGATCGTGACCTATCTGCCGGAACTGTTGCGCACGCCGGACACACTCCAGAAGTTCGCCGTCGTGGGTGTACCGATGCTCATCCTCGGCTTCGCGATGCTCGGGATGGCCGGGCGCCGTGAAAAGAGCGCGGACAAGAGCGGGCGCGATCGGCGTGCTCTCCCCCGCGTGATCATCTCCGTCGGCCTTGTGATCACCGGGCTCAGCGCGCTGGCTTTCTTCGCGAAGAAGCTCGACATCAATCTCGGCGAGTATCGGCTGATCATCTACGCGCTCGCGCTTGTGATCATGATGATCACGCGTCCGCAGGGGTTGCTCGGCGTTCGGGAGCTATGGGAAGGCTCGCTCTACCGCCCGCTCCGCGATTTCTTTTCGTCGCGCTCCGCAGACTCCGGCGGGAGGAAAGCATGA
- a CDS encoding branched-chain amino acid ABC transporter permease, producing MDTLLQTLKDGLTIGSLYALIALGYTMVYGILKFINFAHSDIVVLGAWISLVIATAIVKALGLETGQTAPWWVGPFVLSCAMLACGLIGFTIERLAYRPLRNAPKLNVLITAIGVSLFLQNTGQLQFVFGTRPRPIPPLLSDNVWFSIGNMQVRMLDFVVIGTAVVLMIALEWLVFHTKLGKAMRAVSFDVRTAGLMGINVDRVISITFVIGSALAAAGGFLWAVSFTSIKQPADTSWVLLGLKAFVAAVVGGIGNVRGAMFGGLAIGMLEVFGQQYINPALKDVYVFAALIIVLLVRPGGILGKATVEKV from the coding sequence GTGGACACCCTGCTGCAAACTCTGAAAGACGGCCTGACCATCGGGAGCCTGTATGCGCTCATCGCGCTCGGCTACACGATGGTCTACGGCATTCTCAAGTTCATCAACTTCGCTCATTCCGACATCGTGGTGCTGGGCGCGTGGATCAGCCTTGTCATCGCGACAGCGATCGTCAAAGCGCTCGGGCTGGAAACGGGGCAGACGGCGCCCTGGTGGGTCGGGCCGTTCGTGCTTTCGTGCGCCATGCTCGCGTGCGGCCTGATCGGATTCACGATCGAGCGGCTGGCGTACCGGCCGCTGCGCAACGCGCCGAAACTGAACGTGCTGATCACGGCGATCGGCGTTTCGCTGTTTTTGCAGAATACCGGGCAGCTTCAGTTCGTGTTCGGCACGCGTCCCCGGCCGATCCCGCCGCTTCTCTCCGACAACGTCTGGTTTTCGATCGGCAATATGCAGGTGCGGATGCTCGACTTTGTCGTGATCGGCACTGCGGTGGTGCTCATGATCGCGCTCGAATGGCTCGTCTTTCACACGAAGCTGGGAAAGGCGATGCGGGCGGTGAGCTTTGACGTCCGCACCGCCGGGCTTATGGGAATCAATGTCGATCGGGTCATCAGCATCACGTTTGTCATTGGTTCCGCGCTCGCCGCGGCGGGCGGATTTTTGTGGGCGGTCAGTTTCACGTCGATCAAGCAGCCCGCCGACACGAGCTGGGTGCTCCTCGGGCTGAAAGCGTTTGTCGCGGCGGTGGTGGGAGGGATCGGAAACGTGCGCGGGGCGATGTTCGGCGGGCTCGCGATCGGCATGCTCGAAGTGTTCGGTCAGCAGTACATCAACCCCGCACTGAAGGACGTGTACGTCTTCGCGGCACTGATCATCGTTCTGCTCGTCCGGCCGGGCGGCATTCTGGGGAAGGCGACGGTGGAGAAGGTATAA
- a CDS encoding glycosyltransferase family 2 protein, translating to MSVVIATYNWSEALACALRSVQLQTYQDYEVLVVGDACTDDSAEVVAKVGDSRFRWMNRAQNSGGQWGPNNDGIAASSGEYIAYLGHDDLWYPTHLKSLVRAAERQRADLACAMAIMYGPPETGVRSVTGVFRDGAMDAGQFVVPSSMMHSRALVDRMGPWRDPAAVQMPADCEFVRRAVESGAVFASTDELSVFKFNAAWRRDAYGNRQTTEQRAMLEKIESGVDFRREELTELIRAFVSHRNVEIRMPHASEATAGAMRRTSIYKGAASQKPAIEPLWVARRFTLGDQPASLEWYPPETRDGRETFRWSGPSTISSLRFPISLQAETDIRVHVLGVVDPQILGALRVELNGEPVACAVSSREDGTHVLQIRSDKPSPPGREVSIQIGVPRTTPRPQDPDRRPRGIAVGWVDFLPFSRS from the coding sequence GTGAGTGTTGTCATTGCGACGTACAACTGGAGCGAAGCGCTCGCGTGTGCACTGCGCTCGGTGCAACTCCAGACCTATCAGGACTACGAGGTGCTGGTCGTCGGAGATGCCTGCACGGACGATTCGGCGGAAGTGGTCGCCAAGGTCGGCGACAGCCGTTTCCGCTGGATGAACCGCGCGCAGAATTCCGGCGGGCAGTGGGGACCGAACAACGACGGCATTGCCGCGTCGAGCGGCGAATACATCGCGTACCTGGGACACGATGATTTGTGGTACCCGACGCATCTCAAATCGCTGGTGCGTGCCGCGGAGAGGCAAAGAGCCGACCTTGCCTGCGCCATGGCGATCATGTACGGACCACCGGAGACCGGGGTGCGTTCGGTCACGGGCGTTTTCCGAGACGGCGCGATGGACGCCGGCCAGTTCGTCGTGCCTTCGTCGATGATGCATTCGCGCGCGCTTGTCGATCGGATGGGCCCCTGGCGCGATCCCGCGGCGGTGCAAATGCCCGCGGACTGCGAGTTCGTCCGGCGCGCGGTCGAGAGCGGAGCCGTGTTTGCTTCGACCGATGAGCTATCCGTGTTCAAGTTCAATGCCGCCTGGCGTCGCGATGCGTACGGAAACAGGCAGACGACCGAGCAGCGCGCGATGCTCGAGAAGATCGAGAGCGGCGTCGACTTTCGGCGTGAGGAACTCACCGAACTGATCCGTGCATTTGTGAGCCACCGGAACGTGGAGATTCGGATGCCGCACGCGAGCGAGGCGACGGCCGGCGCGATGAGGCGCACGAGCATCTACAAGGGTGCGGCGAGCCAGAAGCCCGCGATCGAGCCCCTGTGGGTTGCACGCCGCTTTACGCTCGGCGACCAGCCGGCGTCGCTCGAGTGGTACCCGCCCGAGACGCGCGACGGGCGAGAAACTTTTCGCTGGTCGGGCCCGAGCACGATCTCTTCTCTGCGCTTTCCGATCTCGCTTCAGGCGGAAACGGACATCCGCGTGCATGTGCTCGGGGTTGTTGATCCGCAAATCCTCGGAGCGTTGCGGGTGGAGCTCAATGGTGAACCGGTCGCCTGCGCCGTTTCGTCTCGCGAAGACGGAACGCATGTTCTGCAGATTCGATCAGACAAGCCCTCGCCTCCGGGCCGGGAAGTGTCGATCCAGATCGGCGTGCCGCGAACGACTCCGCGCCCGCAGGATCCGGACCGGCGTCCGCGGGGGATTGCGGTGGGCTGGGTCGACTTTCTGCCCTTCAGTCGTTCGTGA
- a CDS encoding dTDP-4-dehydrorhamnose 3,5-epimerase family protein: MIEGKRDSATVTQEGKRLQKLIDGVIVRYATTHADERGELCEIYDPAWGITPEAMVYCYLTVVRAGKVKGWVYHEDQIDRLFVATGALKVVLFDRRKESPTHGMVNEFTLGERNRGLVVIPKQVLHAVHNVGTTEATFVNLPSRPYNHAKPDKFRVPFESPEIPYKFDSRLGW, translated from the coding sequence ATGATCGAAGGAAAACGCGACAGTGCGACGGTGACACAGGAAGGCAAGCGGCTCCAGAAGCTGATCGACGGTGTGATTGTTCGCTACGCGACGACGCACGCCGACGAGCGGGGAGAGCTCTGCGAGATTTATGATCCGGCGTGGGGAATCACGCCCGAGGCGATGGTCTATTGCTATCTCACCGTCGTTCGCGCCGGGAAGGTGAAGGGCTGGGTGTATCACGAAGATCAGATTGATCGCCTCTTTGTCGCGACCGGCGCGCTCAAAGTCGTTCTCTTTGATCGGCGAAAGGAATCGCCGACGCACGGCATGGTGAACGAATTCACGCTCGGAGAGCGCAACCGCGGGCTGGTCGTGATCCCGAAGCAAGTTCTGCACGCGGTGCACAACGTCGGAACGACGGAGGCGACTTTCGTGAACCTTCCATCGCGCCCGTACAACCACGCCAAGCCCGACAAGTTCCGCGTGCCTTTCGAATCGCCCGAAATCCCCTACAAATTCGACAGCCGGCTCGGCTGGTAG
- a CDS encoding ABC transporter substrate-binding protein has translation MQAFASVSPVISLSRTILLGAGLALAALAACDSGSTTSTTKNDIAIGHYGSLTGPEATFGLSTDNGIRLAVSEINAAGGVDIGGTKHKVELKSEDTEGKPEKAGTVVTKLITADKVAAVLGEVASSVTLAGAPVAQQFGVPMITPSSTNPQVTAVGDMIFRVCFIDPFQGFACAKFAAQDLKVKKAAILFDQASAYSVGLKDEFEKNFKQMGGEIVGVEAYTKGEANFNPLLTKIRETGAELLFIPGYYTDVANIALQSRKLGMTMPLLGGDGWDSADLAKNGGAAIEGSFYSNHYASDQPTPEIQTFVTKYQEKFNGETPDGLAALGYDAARVLFDAMHRAGSTDGSKLRDAIASTKNFKGVTGTISINEKRDAVKPAVIVEMKGGKPVFRARIEP, from the coding sequence ATGCAAGCATTCGCCAGTGTTTCCCCGGTGATCTCGCTCTCGCGCACGATTCTTCTTGGTGCCGGTTTGGCACTCGCGGCGCTGGCCGCCTGTGACAGCGGGAGCACGACGAGCACGACAAAAAACGACATCGCGATCGGTCACTATGGATCGCTCACCGGTCCCGAAGCAACGTTCGGACTCTCGACCGACAACGGCATCAGGCTCGCCGTGTCGGAGATCAATGCCGCGGGCGGCGTCGACATCGGCGGCACCAAGCACAAGGTCGAACTCAAATCGGAAGACACCGAAGGCAAGCCGGAGAAAGCGGGAACTGTCGTCACGAAGCTGATCACGGCGGACAAGGTTGCGGCGGTGCTGGGCGAAGTCGCGTCGAGCGTGACGCTCGCGGGCGCGCCGGTCGCGCAGCAGTTCGGCGTGCCGATGATCACCCCGAGCAGCACGAACCCGCAGGTGACAGCCGTCGGAGACATGATCTTCCGAGTTTGCTTCATCGATCCGTTCCAGGGGTTTGCGTGCGCGAAGTTTGCGGCGCAGGATTTGAAAGTGAAGAAGGCGGCGATCCTCTTCGATCAGGCGTCGGCGTATTCGGTGGGTCTCAAGGATGAGTTCGAGAAGAACTTCAAGCAAATGGGCGGGGAGATCGTCGGGGTCGAGGCGTACACCAAGGGCGAGGCAAACTTCAATCCGCTGTTGACCAAGATTCGCGAAACTGGCGCGGAGCTTTTGTTCATTCCGGGTTACTACACCGACGTTGCCAACATCGCGCTCCAGTCGCGCAAACTCGGCATGACGATGCCCCTGCTCGGTGGCGACGGATGGGATTCGGCCGATCTCGCGAAGAACGGGGGCGCCGCGATCGAGGGCAGTTTCTATTCGAATCACTACGCGTCCGATCAGCCGACTCCGGAAATCCAGACGTTCGTGACCAAGTACCAGGAAAAGTTCAACGGCGAGACACCCGACGGGCTCGCGGCACTGGGCTACGACGCGGCGCGGGTGCTCTTTGATGCGATGCATCGCGCCGGCAGCACCGACGGATCCAAGCTCCGCGACGCGATCGCGAGCACGAAAAACTTCAAGGGCGTGACGGGTACGATCTCGATCAACGAGAAGCGCGACGCCGTGAAACCGGCGGTCATCGTCGAGATGAAGGGGGGCAAGCCCGTCTTCCGGGCGCGAATTGAGCCGTAA
- a CDS encoding carbohydrate-binding protein has translation MLRPSFVIALSLASPLSLAQPITPAGSGSYYDGVPSGYAVPTNGDGAPCLPRLAPGFTGPVPTNEWWSSLVYPRHGGDNWGQNMHPHPLSARPASDGMRIGYVPSASVASNFYSYDFSGSRVALALSVDGLDSPDCRLAAAGDWTVTARFADATRSLEVTMGHGMPFAYCKVTGGNARVIFRTSTTVFANRGNIIGITAGGVSYALCAPAGAAWTISGSGAISSLAGKDYYSVAVLPDASTASLDLAEQHAFVFITGSEVSWNYNQATSAIDTTFVFQTEVKEGAQTQPLIALYRHQWINSAQPTVGGTFNTSRGSMKQAAASSFVCSFPYRGILPRLPLATGLNQTQLYSLVNQAYQATSLNTAGDTYYSGKSYGRVAQLLYIADAVGHTAAKTRFLDFLKAELADWFTAGVTSNPNNSSAFNPIQAEDFTDGSGVAVGDIEGGKALIDMSGTDWFKLSAVDFGSGDPNGMTIRYASDIPGSGLLQVRVDAIDGPLLSDAGIGNTGGINAWTTINLNVQGAGVSALAANNRVHDLYISCNTPYPGELIRIDWLKFNLAGSSGGSDSRNFYYHSAWSTLLGNPGSFNLAQEMNDHNFHYGYFIMAAAAIAQFDPAWASAYGPMVEMLIRDASNWERADTRFPFLRGFDPYASHSWASGHAAFAAGNNQESSSESMNFAAAVALWGAATGNTAIRDMGMFLHAAEEAAIQQYWFNADDAAMPPSFTKPIAGIVWGDGVAYGTWWTGDPAQIHGINFLPVTPASLYLGHHRQGMLDNWSLLMAQTNNNPSSWHSILWSALATANPTQAANLANGNPNFPLEDGDSRARAYQWIHTLNIYGAVDASISADVPHYAVFEKSGIRTYVAWNPGDHTIGVHFSDGFVLCVPSGATAVGKTGDAPGVCGCSGDLNDDNLVDDADFVVFAAAYNLLDCADPEMPAGCPADLNTDSQVDDADFVMFVAAYNLLICP, from the coding sequence ATGCTTCGCCCCAGTTTCGTCATCGCACTGTCACTTGCTTCGCCGCTCTCGCTCGCTCAACCGATCACCCCCGCGGGTTCGGGTAGCTACTACGACGGCGTTCCGTCCGGCTACGCGGTACCGACCAACGGCGACGGCGCGCCCTGCCTGCCCCGCCTCGCTCCGGGCTTCACCGGTCCGGTCCCCACCAACGAATGGTGGTCGAGCCTCGTCTATCCGCGCCACGGGGGTGACAACTGGGGGCAGAACATGCACCCCCACCCGCTCTCGGCCAGGCCCGCCTCCGACGGCATGCGCATCGGCTACGTCCCCTCGGCCTCCGTCGCTTCCAATTTCTATTCGTATGACTTCAGCGGCTCGCGCGTCGCGCTCGCACTCTCGGTCGACGGGCTCGACTCGCCCGATTGCCGCCTCGCTGCTGCGGGAGACTGGACCGTCACCGCCCGCTTCGCCGACGCGACCCGCTCGCTCGAAGTCACCATGGGCCACGGCATGCCCTTCGCCTATTGCAAAGTCACGGGCGGCAACGCCCGCGTGATCTTCCGCACGAGCACCACCGTCTTCGCCAATCGGGGCAACATCATCGGCATCACCGCGGGTGGCGTTTCGTACGCGCTCTGTGCGCCAGCCGGCGCCGCCTGGACCATTTCAGGCTCGGGCGCGATCTCCAGCCTCGCCGGCAAGGATTACTACTCGGTCGCCGTCCTGCCCGACGCCAGCACCGCTTCGCTCGACCTCGCGGAGCAGCACGCCTTCGTCTTCATCACCGGCAGCGAAGTCTCCTGGAACTACAACCAAGCGACTTCGGCCATCGACACAACGTTTGTTTTCCAGACGGAGGTCAAGGAAGGCGCCCAAACGCAGCCCCTGATCGCGCTCTACCGCCACCAGTGGATCAACAGCGCCCAGCCGACCGTCGGCGGCACGTTCAACACCTCCCGAGGCAGCATGAAGCAGGCCGCGGCCTCGTCCTTTGTCTGCTCGTTCCCCTATCGCGGAATCCTGCCCCGCCTGCCCCTCGCAACCGGCCTGAACCAGACGCAGCTCTACAGCCTTGTCAATCAGGCCTATCAGGCGACAAGCCTCAACACCGCGGGCGACACCTATTACAGCGGCAAGTCGTACGGGCGCGTCGCGCAGCTCCTCTACATCGCCGACGCGGTCGGCCACACCGCTGCCAAGACGCGCTTCCTCGATTTTCTCAAGGCCGAACTCGCGGACTGGTTCACCGCCGGCGTCACCAGCAATCCGAACAACAGCAGCGCGTTCAACCCAATCCAGGCCGAAGACTTCACGGACGGCTCGGGCGTCGCCGTCGGCGACATCGAAGGCGGGAAAGCGCTCATCGACATGAGCGGCACCGACTGGTTCAAGCTCTCCGCCGTCGATTTCGGATCCGGCGATCCCAACGGGATGACCATCCGCTACGCCTCCGACATCCCCGGCAGCGGGCTCCTTCAAGTCCGCGTCGATGCGATCGATGGACCGCTGCTCTCCGATGCCGGAATCGGCAACACCGGCGGCATCAACGCCTGGACCACGATCAACCTCAATGTCCAGGGCGCGGGCGTCAGCGCACTGGCGGCCAACAACCGCGTCCACGACCTCTACATCTCCTGCAACACGCCTTATCCGGGCGAGCTCATCCGCATCGATTGGCTCAAGTTCAACCTCGCCGGCAGCAGCGGTGGCAGCGATTCCCGCAATTTTTATTACCACTCTGCGTGGTCCACGCTCCTCGGAAACCCCGGCTCGTTCAACCTCGCGCAGGAAATGAACGACCACAACTTCCACTACGGCTACTTCATCATGGCCGCCGCGGCGATCGCGCAGTTCGATCCCGCATGGGCATCCGCCTACGGCCCGATGGTCGAAATGCTCATCCGCGACGCGAGCAACTGGGAACGCGCCGACACCCGCTTTCCGTTCCTCCGCGGGTTCGATCCATACGCGAGCCACTCATGGGCCTCGGGCCATGCCGCATTCGCCGCGGGCAACAACCAGGAATCGTCGTCCGAGTCGATGAACTTCGCCGCCGCCGTCGCCCTCTGGGGCGCCGCGACCGGCAACACCGCCATCCGCGACATGGGCATGTTCCTGCACGCCGCGGAAGAGGCCGCGATCCAGCAGTACTGGTTCAACGCCGACGACGCCGCGATGCCCCCGTCTTTCACCAAGCCCATCGCCGGCATCGTCTGGGGCGATGGTGTCGCATACGGCACGTGGTGGACCGGCGACCCCGCGCAGATCCACGGCATCAACTTCCTGCCCGTCACGCCCGCGTCGCTCTACCTCGGCCACCATCGCCAGGGAATGCTCGACAACTGGAGCCTGCTGATGGCACAGACGAACAACAACCCCTCGTCGTGGCACAGCATCCTCTGGTCCGCGCTTGCGACGGCGAACCCGACGCAGGCCGCGAACCTGGCGAACGGCAATCCGAACTTCCCGCTCGAAGACGGCGACTCCCGCGCCCGCGCGTACCAGTGGATCCACACACTCAATATCTACGGCGCGGTCGACGCCTCGATCTCCGCCGACGTCCCCCACTACGCGGTCTTCGAAAAGAGCGGCATCCGAACGTACGTCGCGTGGAACCCCGGCGATCACACCATCGGCGTGCACTTCAGCGACGGCTTCGTTCTCTGCGTTCCTTCCGGCGCCACCGCAGTGGGGAAAACCGGCGACGCTCCAGGGGTCTGCGGGTGTTCCGGCGACCTAAACGACGACAATCTAGTCGACGATGCCGATTTCGTCGTTTTTGCCGCCGCCTATAACCTGCTCGATTGCGCCGACCCCGAGATGCCCGCCGGCTGCCCGGCCGACCTGAATACCGATTCGCAGGTCGACGACGCCGATTTCGTCATGTTTGTGGCGGCATACAACTTACTGATTTGCCCATGA
- a CDS encoding cysteine dioxygenase family protein: protein MNVTQTSPTTTPSLPPAQRFPKLAELIDYLDTQGERAKLDVLARLLSKVTITRQDLEGILVFGTHGYRRNRISCSEWYELLALTWRSGHCTPIHDHKGSSCAFRVVEGTGTEIRYSQTPSGLVCPTATNSMTPGYVCAAQDADIHQVLNLQSPGTDLITLHIYSPPIKKMNTYQFACSAGPDIDPHAEEQHC from the coding sequence GTGAACGTGACGCAGACCTCGCCGACCACAACTCCGTCTTTGCCCCCCGCCCAGCGCTTCCCCAAGCTGGCCGAATTGATCGACTATCTCGATACTCAGGGCGAACGAGCCAAGCTCGATGTGCTGGCGCGCCTTCTCTCCAAGGTGACTATCACGCGCCAGGACCTGGAAGGCATCCTCGTCTTCGGAACGCACGGCTACCGGCGCAATCGCATCAGTTGCAGCGAGTGGTACGAACTGCTCGCCCTCACTTGGCGCAGCGGCCACTGCACGCCCATCCATGATCACAAGGGCAGCTCCTGTGCCTTCCGCGTCGTCGAGGGCACAGGCACGGAAATCCGCTATTCGCAGACTCCCTCCGGCCTCGTCTGCCCCACCGCGACAAACTCCATGACCCCGGGCTACGTCTGTGCGGCACAGGATGCGGACATCCACCAGGTGCTCAATCTTCAATCGCCGGGGACCGACCTCATCACGCTGCATATCTACAGCCCGCCGATCAAGAAGATGAATACCTATCAGTTCGCCTGCTCCGCCGGACCCGACATCGACCCGCACGCCGAAGAGCAGCACTGTTAA
- a CDS encoding aminotransferase class V-fold PLP-dependent enzyme: MNPASQLIDEKLLTAPPTPSPAPVDRVSRIRFQTSHWDLDPATTFLNHGSYGAVPRAVLEAQNRMRARMEREPVRFYKVDLERLTDGVREVLGAFLNCDPSSIAPVPNATMGIASIFSSTDFKAGDEILLTDHEYQSGINELERLAKTAGVKVVFARVPFPIQSPEQVFDAVMAAVTPRTKLAMISQITSGSSLIFPVGRIVPALKQKGIEVIVDGAHGPGQIPVDLKELDPTYYVGSLHKWMSAPKGTAFLQVCKEKQANFRPVYLSSRANKVRHDRELFLRDFDYHGTLDYSGFLVVPEAIAYLGRLLPGGWSELMRRNHDLIVKGREIVTKAIGAEISCPDNMLGTMASIILPEPPQNMKGRASLYDDPLQDALIHNHGVVAPIWRVGGNDRRIVRISAQAYNTLDQYETLAAALVKELQAEGSLTGTAQRKAG, encoded by the coding sequence ATGAACCCCGCTTCGCAACTCATCGACGAGAAACTGCTCACCGCGCCCCCCACCCCCTCGCCCGCGCCGGTTGACCGCGTTTCCCGCATCCGCTTCCAAACCTCGCACTGGGATCTCGACCCCGCGACCACCTTCCTCAATCACGGCAGTTACGGAGCCGTGCCGCGGGCGGTGCTCGAAGCCCAGAACCGCATGCGCGCCCGCATGGAGCGCGAACCGGTCCGCTTCTACAAGGTCGATCTCGAGCGCCTGACCGACGGCGTCCGCGAGGTCCTCGGCGCGTTCCTCAATTGCGACCCGTCGTCCATCGCCCCGGTCCCCAACGCGACCATGGGCATCGCCTCCATCTTCAGCAGCACCGACTTCAAGGCGGGCGACGAGATCCTCCTGACCGACCATGAATACCAGTCGGGCATTAACGAACTCGAGCGGCTTGCAAAGACCGCCGGCGTCAAGGTCGTCTTCGCCAGGGTCCCGTTCCCGATCCAAAGCCCCGAGCAGGTTTTCGACGCGGTCATGGCGGCCGTCACGCCCCGCACCAAGCTCGCGATGATCAGCCAGATCACCAGCGGCAGTTCGCTCATCTTCCCCGTCGGCCGGATCGTCCCCGCCCTCAAGCAAAAAGGCATCGAGGTCATCGTCGACGGCGCGCACGGCCCGGGCCAGATCCCCGTCGATCTCAAAGAACTCGACCCCACCTACTACGTCGGCAGCCTCCACAAGTGGATGAGCGCCCCCAAGGGCACCGCCTTCCTGCAGGTTTGCAAGGAAAAACAGGCAAACTTCCGCCCCGTCTACCTCTCAAGCCGCGCGAACAAGGTTCGGCACGACCGCGAACTTTTCCTCCGCGACTTTGACTACCACGGCACACTCGATTACTCCGGCTTCCTCGTCGTTCCCGAAGCGATCGCCTACCTCGGCCGCCTGCTCCCCGGCGGCTGGTCCGAACTCATGCGCCGCAATCACGATCTGATCGTGAAAGGCCGCGAGATCGTGACCAAGGCAATCGGCGCTGAAATCTCCTGCCCCGACAACATGCTGGGAACGATGGCCTCGATCATCCTCCCCGAGCCGCCCCAGAACATGAAGGGCCGGGCCAGTTTGTATGACGATCCGCTGCAAGACGCCCTGATCCACAACCACGGCGTCGTCGCGCCGATCTGGCGTGTCGGAGGCAACGACCGCCGCATCGTCCGCATCAGCGCTCAGGCGTACAACACCCTCGATCAGTACGAAACCCTGGCCGCGGCACTTGTCAAAGAACTGCAGGCGGAAGGATCGCTGACGGGAACTGCGCAACGCAAAGCCGGTTGA